In the genome of Hyphobacterium sp. CCMP332, one region contains:
- a CDS encoding response regulator transcription factor: protein MKIKTILIDEERTALNCLKSQLKNYAQNVDVVDTALGIEDGYEKIIFSKPDLIFLDTAFQNGTGFDLLKKFDTINFKVVFTTSNDQYALDAFRVNALDYLLKPVDESDLNVTISKVCHSLEHEGDFDKINQLAKAYFNYSIKNKKLAIKESKSINYIDIEEIAHLKADGNYTNIVLKSGRSLVSSKVLKHYDALLSDYGFLRVHRSNMINLNYVKEFRHRYGGSIVLENDDEINIAPDKKKLFFDSLGMC from the coding sequence ATGAAGATAAAGACTATTCTCATCGATGAAGAGAGGACAGCTTTAAATTGCTTGAAATCTCAACTTAAAAATTATGCGCAAAATGTTGATGTAGTAGATACTGCATTAGGAATAGAAGATGGGTATGAAAAAATTATATTTTCTAAACCGGATTTAATCTTTTTAGACACAGCATTTCAAAACGGAACAGGCTTTGATCTTTTAAAAAAGTTTGATACCATTAATTTCAAGGTGGTTTTTACGACTTCAAATGATCAATATGCGTTGGATGCCTTTAGAGTAAATGCTCTAGACTATTTGCTCAAACCGGTAGATGAGAGTGATCTTAATGTTACCATTTCAAAAGTATGTCACTCATTGGAACATGAAGGCGACTTTGATAAGATTAATCAATTGGCCAAAGCTTATTTTAATTATTCTATTAAAAACAAAAAACTAGCAATTAAGGAATCTAAATCGATCAATTACATTGACATTGAAGAAATAGCTCATTTGAAAGCCGATGGGAATTACACCAATATCGTTCTTAAATCCGGACGAAGTTTAGTGTCTTCCAAAGTATTAAAGCATTATGATGCCTTACTTTCAGACTATGGCTTTTTAAGAGTGCATAGATCCAATATGATTAATCTTAATTATGTCAAAGAATTCAGACACAGATATGGGGGAAGTATCGTTTTGGAAAACGATGATGAAATAAACATTGCACCGGATAAAAAGAAACTCTTTTTCGACAGTTTAGGGATGTGCTAA